One genomic segment of Bifidobacterium breve DSM 20213 = JCM 1192 includes these proteins:
- the rplV gene encoding 50S ribosomal protein L22 — protein MEAKAIARHVRVTPRKARRMVDLIRGKKATDAVTILKFAPQAAALPVRKTLESAIANARVKADKAGEPFRENDLFIKETFVDEGVTLKRFRARAQGRAARINKRTSHITVVVATKEGAR, from the coding sequence ATGGAAGCTAAAGCAATCGCTCGTCACGTCCGCGTGACGCCGCGCAAGGCTCGCCGCATGGTCGACCTCATCCGCGGCAAGAAGGCCACCGACGCCGTCACCATTTTGAAGTTCGCCCCTCAGGCTGCGGCCCTTCCGGTCCGCAAGACCCTGGAGAGCGCCATTGCCAACGCCCGCGTGAAGGCCGACAAGGCCGGCGAGCCGTTCCGCGAGAACGACCTGTTCATCAAGGAGACCTTCGTTGACGAAGGTGTGACCCTCAAGCGCTTCCGCGCTCGTGCCCAGGGCCGCGCCGCTCGTATCAACAAGCGCACCTCCCACATCACGGTCGTTGTTGCTACCAAGGAAGGAGCCCGCTAA
- the rpsS gene encoding 30S ribosomal protein S19 encodes MTRSIKKGPFVDAHLQKKVDEQNEKGTKNVIKTWSRRSMITPDFIGHTFAVHDGRKHVPVFVTEAMVGHKLGEFAPTKTFKGHVKDDKKARR; translated from the coding sequence ATGACTCGTAGCATCAAGAAGGGCCCCTTCGTCGACGCCCACTTGCAGAAGAAAGTCGACGAGCAGAACGAGAAGGGCACCAAGAACGTCATCAAGACATGGTCCCGTCGTTCGATGATCACCCCTGATTTCATCGGACACACCTTCGCCGTTCACGATGGTCGCAAGCATGTCCCGGTGTTCGTCACCGAGGCCATGGTTGGTCACAAACTGGGTGAGTTCGCCCCCACGAAGACCTTCAAGGGTCACGTGAAGGACGACAAGAAAGCCCGCCGCTAA
- the rplB gene encoding 50S ribosomal protein L2, whose product MAIRVYKPTSAGRRNASVSDFSDLTRSTPEKSLVRKNSKTGGRNSYGRITSRHRGGGHKRQYRLIDFKRWDKDGVPAKVAEIEYDPNRSARIALLHFADGEKRYIIAPKGVKQGDVIETGAQADIKPGNNLPLKNIPTGTVVHAIELRPLGGAKIARSAGAAVQLVAKDGAYAQLRMPSGEIRNVDARCRATVGEVGNEDHANVQLGKAGRARWIGKRPVTRGESMNPVDHPHGGRTRGGKPPVSPWGKGEVRTRRPKKASNKMIVRRRPSGKNRK is encoded by the coding sequence ATGGCTATCCGCGTTTACAAGCCGACGTCCGCAGGTCGCCGCAACGCGTCCGTCTCGGATTTCTCCGATCTGACGCGCTCCACGCCTGAGAAGTCGCTGGTTCGCAAGAACTCCAAGACCGGCGGTCGTAACTCTTACGGCCGTATCACCTCCCGTCACCGCGGTGGTGGTCACAAGCGCCAGTACCGTCTCATCGACTTCAAGCGTTGGGACAAGGACGGCGTGCCCGCCAAGGTCGCCGAGATCGAATACGATCCGAACCGTTCCGCCCGTATCGCCCTCCTGCACTTCGCAGATGGCGAGAAGCGCTACATCATCGCGCCGAAGGGTGTTAAGCAGGGCGACGTCATCGAGACTGGTGCTCAGGCTGATATCAAGCCGGGCAACAACCTGCCGCTGAAGAACATCCCGACCGGTACCGTGGTTCACGCGATTGAGCTCCGCCCGCTGGGTGGCGCCAAGATTGCTCGCTCCGCTGGTGCTGCCGTTCAGCTCGTCGCCAAGGATGGCGCTTACGCCCAGCTGCGTATGCCGTCCGGCGAAATCCGTAACGTCGACGCCCGCTGCCGCGCCACCGTTGGTGAGGTCGGCAACGAAGACCACGCCAACGTGCAGCTCGGCAAGGCCGGTCGCGCCCGTTGGATCGGCAAGCGTCCGGTCACCCGTGGTGAATCCATGAACCCGGTCGACCACCCGCACGGCGGTCGTACCCGCGGTGGTAAGCCGCCGGTTTCTCCGTGGGGCAAGGGCGAAGTTCGTACTCGTCGTCCGAAGAAGGCTTCGAACAAGATGATTGTTCGTCGTCGTCCGTCCGGCAAGAACCGCAAGTAA
- the rplW gene encoding 50S ribosomal protein L23, which translates to MVAIHKPAHDVILKPVVSEKSYALSDRGQYTFVVAKDANKVQIKQAIEEIFKVKVTNVNTLNRAGKKQRTRTGFGQRASQKRAIVTVAEGQTIDIFGN; encoded by the coding sequence ATGGTCGCTATTCACAAGCCCGCGCACGACGTGATTTTGAAGCCCGTCGTCTCTGAGAAGAGCTACGCCCTTTCCGACCGTGGCCAGTACACCTTCGTGGTGGCCAAGGACGCGAACAAGGTGCAGATCAAGCAGGCAATTGAAGAGATCTTCAAGGTCAAGGTGACGAACGTCAACACCCTCAACCGCGCTGGCAAGAAGCAGCGCACCCGCACCGGTTTCGGCCAGCGTGCTTCCCAGAAGCGCGCGATCGTGACCGTCGCCGAGGGCCAGACGATCGACATCTTTGGCAACTGA
- the rplD gene encoding 50S ribosomal protein L4, whose translation MANVTLNVTDAKGQAAGTVEAPVELFGVSAEDVKAHIPLIHQVVTAQLAAARQGTHATKTRGMVSGGGKKPWKQKGTGRARQGSIRAPQWYHGGVVFGPQPRDYSQRTPKKMKAAALRYALSDRANAGRIAVVDFGITEPSTKAAVAALSPITEDKFTTVVFTRDNINEWLSVRNIPTVHPIFVDQLNTYDVITAQYVVFTKEAFEAFVAAKTEPKEA comes from the coding sequence ATGGCAAACGTTACTCTGAACGTCACTGACGCCAAGGGCCAGGCCGCCGGTACCGTCGAGGCTCCGGTTGAACTCTTCGGTGTTTCCGCTGAAGACGTCAAGGCTCACATCCCGCTGATTCACCAGGTTGTTACCGCTCAGCTCGCTGCTGCCCGTCAGGGCACCCACGCCACCAAGACTCGTGGCATGGTTTCCGGCGGCGGCAAGAAGCCGTGGAAGCAGAAGGGCACCGGTCGTGCTCGTCAGGGCTCCATCCGCGCTCCGCAGTGGTACCACGGTGGTGTCGTGTTCGGCCCGCAGCCGCGCGACTACTCCCAGCGCACCCCCAAGAAGATGAAGGCCGCAGCTCTGCGCTATGCCCTGTCTGATCGCGCCAACGCCGGCCGCATCGCCGTCGTGGACTTCGGTATCACCGAGCCGTCCACCAAGGCTGCTGTCGCCGCCCTGAGCCCGATCACCGAGGACAAGTTCACCACGGTCGTCTTCACTCGTGACAACATCAACGAGTGGCTCTCCGTGCGCAACATCCCGACCGTTCACCCGATTTTTGTCGATCAGCTCAACACGTACGACGTGATCACCGCTCAGTACGTGGTCTTCACCAAGGAAGCTTTCGAGGCTTTCGTGGCTGCCAAGACCGAGCCGAAGGAGGCCTGA
- the rplC gene encoding 50S ribosomal protein L3 produces the protein MSNRKALLGKKLGMSQVWDENGFFVPVTLVDVSTNVVTAVKTEESDGYKAVQLGYGAIDPTKVTKPLAGHFAKAGVTPRRHLVEVRTDDVDQFEAGQELAADLFEEGTEVDVTGTTKGKGFAGTIKRWGFKSYRRTHGSHKNERRPGSVGACATPSRILKGKRMAGRMGHVTATTQNLTVVSADVENGIIAIKGAIPGPKGGIVLVRSAVKGA, from the coding sequence ATGTCTAATCGCAAGGCTCTGCTGGGCAAGAAGCTCGGCATGTCCCAGGTGTGGGACGAGAACGGCTTCTTCGTGCCCGTTACTCTTGTCGACGTGTCCACCAATGTGGTGACTGCCGTGAAGACCGAGGAATCCGACGGCTACAAGGCTGTCCAGCTCGGCTACGGCGCCATCGACCCGACCAAGGTGACCAAGCCGCTGGCTGGCCACTTTGCCAAGGCTGGTGTCACCCCGCGTCGCCACCTCGTTGAGGTGCGCACCGACGACGTCGATCAGTTCGAGGCTGGCCAGGAACTGGCCGCCGACCTGTTCGAAGAGGGCACTGAGGTCGACGTGACCGGCACTACCAAGGGTAAGGGCTTCGCCGGCACTATCAAGCGTTGGGGCTTCAAGTCCTACCGCCGTACTCACGGCTCTCATAAGAACGAGCGCCGTCCTGGCTCTGTGGGCGCATGCGCCACTCCGAGCCGTATTCTCAAGGGCAAGCGTATGGCCGGCCGCATGGGTCATGTGACCGCCACTACCCAGAACCTGACCGTCGTCTCCGCTGATGTCGAGAACGGCATCATCGCCATCAAGGGCGCCATTCCTGGCCCCAAGGGCGGCATCGTTCTCGTCCGTTCGGCTGTGAAGGGAGCCTGA
- the rpsJ gene encoding 30S ribosomal protein S10: MAGQKIRIRLKSYDHEVIDQSAKKIVETVTNAGATVVGPVPLPTEKNVFCVIRSPHKYKDSREHFEMRTHKRLIDIVDPTPKAVDSLMHIDLPADVNIEIKL; the protein is encoded by the coding sequence ATGGCGGGACAGAAAATCCGCATCAGGCTTAAGTCCTATGACCATGAGGTCATCGACCAATCGGCGAAGAAAATCGTCGAAACGGTGACGAACGCGGGCGCAACTGTAGTTGGCCCCGTTCCGCTGCCGACCGAGAAGAACGTCTTCTGTGTTATCCGTTCTCCTCACAAGTACAAGGATTCTCGCGAGCACTTCGAGATGCGCACTCACAAGCGCCTCATCGACATCGTGGACCCGACCCCCAAGGCCGTGGATTCCCTGATGCACATCGATTTGCCTGCGGATGTCAACATCGAAATCAAGCTGTAA
- the budA gene encoding acetolactate decarboxylase encodes MTQSLAKNIKPIHEHGANVLYQHGTLALLVPGLLEGTTTIGELLKHGDTGIGTGEGLDGELIILDGVAYKVGQSGVAERVPDDFTMPFANSHRAAFQYQCEREDIGLEELNKKIVEANGRANTFFSVVVRGTFSFIKTRAVIKQQAPYPTLVEVADRQAVFLRHDVKGTMLGYFSPVMFHGAAVAGFHEHFLSDDHTFGGHVLDAVLQRGKIYSQVFDTLVQHLPVDDPGYRNHDFSQDPIAEAISSAEGDIRPHNE; translated from the coding sequence GTGACACAATCACTGGCAAAAAACATCAAACCCATTCACGAACATGGCGCAAACGTGCTGTACCAACATGGCACCCTGGCCCTACTGGTACCAGGCCTGCTGGAAGGCACCACCACCATCGGCGAGCTGCTCAAGCACGGCGATACGGGTATCGGCACCGGCGAAGGGCTCGACGGCGAGCTCATTATCTTGGATGGGGTCGCATATAAGGTCGGCCAATCCGGTGTGGCCGAGCGCGTGCCAGATGATTTCACGATGCCATTTGCCAACAGCCATAGGGCGGCATTCCAGTATCAGTGCGAACGCGAAGATATTGGTCTTGAGGAACTGAACAAGAAAATCGTTGAGGCCAACGGTCGCGCGAACACCTTCTTCTCGGTGGTGGTGCGCGGCACGTTCAGTTTCATCAAGACCCGCGCGGTCATCAAGCAACAGGCACCCTACCCCACGTTGGTGGAAGTGGCCGATCGACAGGCCGTGTTCCTGCGCCACGATGTCAAAGGCACCATGCTCGGATACTTCTCCCCTGTGATGTTTCATGGTGCTGCCGTGGCCGGATTCCATGAGCATTTTCTGTCCGACGACCACACGTTCGGCGGGCATGTGCTTGATGCGGTACTCCAACGAGGCAAAATCTACAGTCAGGTATTCGACACCCTAGTACAGCATCTGCCGGTGGATGATCCCGGATACCGCAATCATGATTTCAGTCAGGATCCGATTGCTGAGGCCATCTCCAGTGCCGAAGGCGACATTCGTCCACACAACGAATGA
- a CDS encoding YwiC-like family protein gives MTAQRTTRKRDWFDNQPGAWVMVMLPAAAGFIIGGPNLDTLWLLAIWALCYCVQFSAAHWFKAHFSHRYLPPMIAYTVALTVIGLPFLITHTGILRWAPLYIVLVALSMLSSWLRKERSLWGNAVSVIAASTMATVIASFGSAAKTACAIPLNAAQASCGADADAARAMIRNMPGFSQIFEPRAWWPAGSLPMNGLIATALFALMQYSSVLVVKTMIRERGKRSYVAASWVWHVMLVALTIVAGHNPFLITMSVLLLARAIALPVAARYRTMKPVVTGITEAFASLIAFGCILAAVLM, from the coding sequence ATGACGGCACAACGCACGACCCGCAAACGTGATTGGTTTGACAATCAGCCCGGCGCATGGGTGATGGTTATGCTGCCCGCAGCGGCAGGCTTCATTATCGGTGGTCCTAATCTTGATACGCTCTGGCTATTGGCGATTTGGGCTTTGTGCTATTGCGTGCAGTTCAGCGCTGCGCACTGGTTCAAGGCACACTTTTCGCACCGCTATCTGCCACCGATGATTGCCTATACCGTGGCACTTACCGTAATTGGCCTGCCATTCCTGATTACGCATACCGGCATACTGCGCTGGGCTCCTTTATATATAGTGCTGGTCGCGCTATCAATGCTGTCCTCGTGGTTGAGGAAGGAGCGCTCGCTGTGGGGCAATGCGGTATCGGTGATTGCCGCGTCGACGATGGCCACGGTAATCGCGTCATTCGGCAGCGCTGCCAAGACGGCATGTGCTATTCCTCTCAACGCGGCGCAAGCCTCGTGCGGAGCCGATGCAGACGCCGCACGTGCCATGATTCGGAATATGCCGGGATTCAGCCAGATATTTGAACCCCGTGCCTGGTGGCCCGCTGGTTCTTTGCCCATGAACGGGCTGATTGCCACTGCGCTGTTCGCACTCATGCAATACAGCTCGGTATTGGTGGTCAAAACCATGATTCGAGAACGTGGGAAGCGTTCGTACGTGGCAGCATCGTGGGTATGGCATGTGATGTTGGTGGCGCTGACCATAGTGGCAGGGCATAATCCGTTCCTCATAACAATGAGCGTGCTGCTACTGGCCCGTGCCATCGCCCTGCCTGTGGCCGCTCGGTACCGAACCATGAAACCTGTGGTAACTGGTATTACCGAAGCATTCGCCAGTCTTATTGCTTTTGGCTGCATTCTTGCGGCGGTGTTGATGTAA
- the adhE gene encoding bifunctional acetaldehyde-CoA/alcohol dehydrogenase, whose product MAETKNSATKPTPEEKLAAAEAEVDALVAKGQQALVEFEKLDQKQVDHIVAKASVAALNKHLVLAKMAVDETHRGLVEDKATKNIFACEHITNYLAGQKTVGIIREDDVLGIDEVAEPVGVVAGVTPVTNPTSTAIFKSLIALKTRCPIIFGFHPGAQNCSVAAAKIVRDAAIEAGAPENCIQWIEHPSIEATGALMKHDGIATILATGGPGMVKAAYSSGKPALGVGAGNAPAYVDKDVDIVRAANDLVLSKHFDYGMICATEQAIIAHKDVYAPLIKELKLRKAYFVNAEEKAKLEKYMFGCVAGSGEKPVLNSVVPGKSPQFIAKAAGFDIPEDATILAAECKEVSDDEPLTHEKLAPVQAVLKADNKEQAFEMCEKMLKLGAGHTAAIHTNNQELVREYGVRMHACRIIWNQPSSLGGIGDIYNAIAPSLTLGCGSYGGNSVSGNVQAVNLVNIKRIARRNNNMQWFKIPAKTYFEPNAIKYLRDMYGIEKAVIVCDKVMEQLGIVDKIIDQLRARSNRVTFRIIDYVEPEPSVETVEKGAAMMREEFEPDTIIAVGGGSPMDASKIMWLLYEHPEIAFSDVREKFFDIRKRAFKIPPLGKKAKLVCIPTSSGTGSEVTPFAVITDHKTGYKYPITDYALTPSVAIVDPVLARTQPRKLASDAGFDALTHSMEAYVSVYANDFTDGMALHAAKLIWDNLAESVNGEPGLAKTDAQEKMHNAATMAGMAFGSAFLGMCHGMAHTIGALCHIAHGRTNSILLPYVIRYNGQIPEEPTSWPKYNKYVAPERYQDIARNLGIDTGKTPAEAVENLAKAVEDYRDNKLGMNKSFQDCGVDEDYFWSVLDQIGMRAYEDQCTPANPRIPLINDMKDIAVGAYYGVSQEEGHKLRIEREGEAATEEASER is encoded by the coding sequence GTGGCAGAAACTAAGAACAGCGCAACGAAGCCGACTCCGGAAGAAAAGCTTGCCGCAGCCGAAGCTGAAGTGGACGCACTCGTAGCCAAGGGCCAGCAGGCTCTCGTCGAATTCGAAAAGCTCGACCAGAAGCAGGTCGACCACATCGTCGCCAAGGCCTCCGTGGCGGCGCTGAACAAGCATCTCGTGCTCGCCAAAATGGCCGTCGACGAAACGCACCGTGGCCTGGTGGAAGACAAGGCGACCAAGAACATCTTCGCCTGCGAGCACATCACCAACTACCTGGCTGGTCAGAAGACCGTCGGCATCATCCGCGAAGATGACGTGCTCGGCATCGATGAAGTTGCCGAACCGGTCGGCGTGGTCGCCGGCGTCACCCCGGTCACCAACCCGACCTCCACCGCCATCTTCAAGTCCCTGATCGCATTGAAGACCCGCTGCCCGATCATCTTCGGCTTCCACCCCGGCGCCCAGAACTGTTCCGTCGCAGCAGCCAAGATCGTGCGCGACGCCGCCATCGAGGCGGGCGCCCCCGAGAACTGCATCCAGTGGATCGAGCACCCCTCCATCGAGGCGACCGGCGCACTGATGAAGCACGACGGCATCGCCACCATCCTCGCGACCGGCGGTCCGGGCATGGTCAAGGCCGCATACTCCTCCGGCAAGCCCGCCTTGGGCGTGGGCGCCGGCAACGCGCCGGCCTACGTCGACAAGGACGTGGACATCGTGCGCGCCGCCAACGATCTGGTGCTCTCCAAGCACTTCGATTATGGCATGATCTGCGCCACCGAGCAGGCCATCATCGCCCACAAGGACGTCTACGCCCCGCTCATCAAGGAACTCAAGCTGCGCAAGGCCTACTTCGTCAATGCCGAAGAGAAGGCCAAGCTCGAGAAGTACATGTTCGGCTGCGTGGCCGGTTCCGGTGAAAAGCCGGTGCTGAACTCCGTGGTGCCGGGCAAGTCCCCGCAGTTCATCGCCAAGGCCGCCGGCTTCGACATTCCTGAGGATGCCACCATCCTCGCCGCGGAGTGCAAGGAAGTCTCTGACGATGAGCCTCTGACCCACGAGAAGCTCGCTCCGGTGCAGGCCGTCCTTAAGGCCGATAACAAGGAGCAGGCCTTCGAGATGTGCGAGAAGATGCTCAAGCTGGGTGCCGGCCACACCGCCGCCATCCACACCAACAACCAGGAGCTCGTGCGCGAGTACGGTGTTCGTATGCACGCCTGCCGCATCATCTGGAACCAGCCTTCCTCTCTCGGCGGCATCGGTGATATCTACAACGCCATCGCCCCGTCCCTGACCCTCGGCTGCGGCTCCTACGGCGGCAACTCGGTTTCCGGCAACGTGCAGGCCGTGAACCTCGTCAACATCAAGCGCATTGCTCGGAGGAACAACAACATGCAGTGGTTCAAGATCCCGGCCAAGACCTACTTCGAGCCGAACGCCATCAAGTACCTGCGCGACATGTACGGCATCGAGAAGGCCGTCATCGTCTGCGATAAGGTCATGGAGCAGCTCGGCATCGTCGACAAGATCATCGACCAGCTGCGTGCCCGTTCCAACCGCGTGACCTTCCGCATCATCGACTACGTCGAGCCGGAGCCCTCCGTCGAGACCGTCGAAAAGGGTGCGGCCATGATGCGCGAGGAGTTCGAGCCGGACACGATCATCGCGGTCGGCGGCGGCTCCCCGATGGACGCCTCCAAGATCATGTGGCTGCTCTACGAGCACCCGGAAATCGCCTTCTCCGATGTGCGCGAGAAGTTCTTCGATATCCGTAAGCGCGCCTTCAAGATTCCGCCGCTGGGCAAGAAGGCCAAGCTGGTGTGCATCCCGACTTCCTCCGGCACCGGTTCCGAAGTCACGCCGTTCGCTGTGATCACCGACCACAAGACCGGCTACAAGTACCCGATCACCGACTACGCCCTGACCCCGTCCGTGGCCATCGTGGATCCGGTGCTGGCCCGCACCCAGCCGCGCAAGCTGGCCTCCGACGCCGGCTTCGACGCCCTGACCCACTCGATGGAAGCCTACGTGTCCGTGTACGCGAACGACTTCACCGACGGCATGGCGCTGCACGCTGCCAAGCTCATCTGGGACAACCTGGCTGAGTCCGTCAACGGCGAGCCCGGCCTGGCCAAGACCGACGCCCAGGAGAAGATGCACAACGCCGCCACCATGGCCGGCATGGCGTTCGGCTCCGCGTTCCTTGGCATGTGCCACGGCATGGCCCACACCATCGGTGCTCTGTGCCACATCGCCCACGGCCGTACCAACTCCATCCTGCTGCCGTATGTGATTCGTTACAACGGCCAGATTCCTGAGGAGCCCACCTCTTGGCCGAAGTACAACAAGTACGTCGCTCCGGAGCGCTACCAGGACATCGCCCGCAATCTCGGCATCGACACCGGCAAGACCCCGGCCGAAGCCGTGGAGAACCTGGCTAAGGCCGTCGAGGATTACCGCGACAACAAGCTCGGCATGAACAAGAGCTTCCAGGATTGCGGCGTGGATGAGGATTACTTCTGGTCCGTGCTTGATCAGATCGGCATGCGTGCCTACGAGGATCAGTGCACCCCGGCTAACCCGCGCATCCCGCTGATCAACGACATGAAGGACATCGCCGTCGGTGCCTACTACGGCGTCTCCCAGGAGGAAGGCCACAAGCTGCGCATCGAGCGCGAAGGCGAGGCCGCCACTGAGGAAGCCTCCGAGCGCTGA
- a CDS encoding helix-turn-helix domain-containing protein — MNADIMFADRRRTVVESGSGALEVIVPDADAAVRWTSHGYPNSLAKWHHHPQIEFHLIREGSGLMMVGDCVVPCRAGHVALIGSNLPHNWVSDVKPGERLARRDVLCHVRPQTVKALMACFPETARFNLVLRRAARAMVLSGESAQAAGALLEGMGDHDPARRVADLIELFGVFADAPETEASTVVTPGYDLELSSDTERTVNEAIAYVTENLAGEISLEEAARLVSMSPSAFSRFFKRAAGIGFSDFVRRLRIGRAKRLLATTDRAVARIREECGYDNASNFNRRFLDETGTTPSTYRKAHRKAGRKPSDNADR; from the coding sequence ATGAATGCCGATATCATGTTCGCCGACCGTCGTCGGACCGTCGTGGAATCGGGCTCTGGGGCGTTGGAGGTCATCGTTCCCGATGCCGATGCAGCGGTGCGATGGACAAGCCACGGGTATCCGAATTCACTGGCCAAGTGGCATCATCATCCGCAGATCGAGTTCCATCTCATCCGTGAGGGTTCTGGGCTGATGATGGTGGGTGATTGCGTGGTCCCCTGCCGCGCCGGGCATGTCGCCTTGATTGGTTCGAATCTTCCGCATAACTGGGTTTCCGATGTGAAGCCGGGGGAGCGGTTGGCCCGACGTGACGTGCTGTGCCATGTGCGTCCCCAGACCGTGAAGGCGTTGATGGCGTGTTTTCCGGAAACCGCCCGGTTCAATCTGGTACTGCGCCGTGCCGCGCGTGCGATGGTGCTGTCCGGGGAGTCGGCCCAGGCTGCCGGAGCGTTGCTGGAGGGGATGGGCGACCATGATCCCGCGCGTCGTGTGGCCGACCTGATCGAGCTGTTCGGCGTATTCGCCGACGCTCCGGAGACCGAGGCATCCACGGTGGTGACGCCGGGGTATGATCTCGAGCTCAGCTCCGACACCGAACGCACGGTGAACGAGGCCATCGCCTATGTCACGGAGAACCTGGCCGGGGAGATATCGCTGGAGGAGGCGGCCCGTCTGGTGTCGATGAGCCCTTCGGCGTTTTCCCGTTTCTTCAAGCGGGCGGCCGGCATCGGATTCTCGGATTTCGTGCGACGGCTGCGTATCGGCAGGGCCAAACGTCTGCTGGCCACAACGGATCGCGCGGTGGCCAGGATCCGGGAGGAATGCGGGTACGACAATGCGTCGAATTTCAACCGGCGCTTTCTGGACGAGACGGGAACGACGCCGTCGACGTATCGAAAGGCTCATCGGAAGGCGGGGCGGAAACCCAGTGATAACGCCGATCGGTGA
- a CDS encoding NAD(P)-dependent alcohol dehydrogenase, with amino-acid sequence MKAVVLEKKGVINVREVPDTPAPAAGELTIAPHTVGVCGSDLHYYTHGRVGKYVVEQPMILGHEASGTVVAVGSGVEGFEVGDRVAMEPGIPDMNSRASKLGMYNVDPAVRFFATPPVDGCLCETVNHPAAFTYKLPDNVSYGEGALLEPTAVGMWAATKAGIKPGDVCVVTGSGTVGMLTASCALAGGASKVIVSDVSSIKLDIIGKIPGIVPVDLTKEDLVERVREETGGWGADVIFECSGAPKAYETFFKLVAPGGTAVLVGIPVDPVSIDITELQATEVRIENVFRYANVYQKAIDLVASGKLNLKPFITDTYAMADAKAAFDRMDEGRPGDIKLQITVDRD; translated from the coding sequence ATGAAGGCAGTCGTTCTTGAGAAGAAGGGCGTCATCAACGTGCGTGAGGTGCCGGACACCCCGGCTCCGGCGGCGGGGGAGCTCACCATCGCCCCGCATACCGTGGGGGTGTGCGGATCCGATCTGCACTATTACACGCATGGGCGTGTGGGCAAATACGTGGTCGAACAGCCGATGATCCTGGGGCATGAGGCTTCCGGTACCGTCGTCGCGGTCGGCTCAGGCGTCGAAGGCTTCGAAGTCGGCGATCGCGTGGCCATGGAACCCGGCATTCCGGACATGAATTCCCGTGCCAGCAAACTCGGCATGTACAACGTCGATCCGGCCGTGCGTTTCTTCGCCACCCCGCCGGTGGATGGCTGCCTGTGCGAGACGGTCAACCATCCCGCGGCGTTCACCTACAAGCTTCCGGACAATGTGAGCTATGGCGAGGGAGCGCTGCTCGAACCCACCGCCGTCGGCATGTGGGCCGCCACCAAGGCCGGCATCAAACCCGGCGACGTGTGCGTGGTGACCGGCTCCGGCACGGTGGGCATGCTCACCGCCTCCTGCGCGCTTGCCGGTGGCGCATCCAAGGTGATCGTCTCCGACGTTTCCAGCATCAAACTCGACATCATCGGCAAGATTCCGGGAATCGTGCCGGTGGATCTCACCAAGGAGGATCTCGTTGAACGCGTGCGTGAGGAAACCGGAGGCTGGGGAGCCGACGTGATCTTCGAATGCTCGGGTGCCCCCAAAGCCTACGAGACCTTCTTCAAGCTCGTCGCGCCGGGCGGCACCGCCGTCCTCGTCGGCATCCCGGTCGATCCCGTGAGCATCGACATCACCGAGCTGCAGGCGACCGAGGTGCGCATCGAGAATGTGTTCCGTTACGCGAACGTCTACCAGAAGGCCATTGACCTGGTCGCCAGCGGTAAACTGAACCTCAAGCCGTTCATCACCGACACCTATGCGATGGCCGATGCCAAGGCCGCCTTCGACCGTATGGATGAGGGACGTCCCGGCGATATCAAGTTGCAGATTACCGTGGATCGCGACTGA